A genomic region of Lachnoclostridium edouardi contains the following coding sequences:
- a CDS encoding type II toxin-antitoxin system PemK/MazF family toxin, whose product MGKDREQDKCTQIIERGDLFYADLSPVTGSEQGGVRPVVVIQNNVGNKYSPTVIVTVMTSKMTKAMLPTHVYLKEETSGLKQDSVVLTEQIRTIDKNRLREYIGHLGEIQMEHVDKALAISLGCVFQTMAGRKYRTA is encoded by the coding sequence ATGGGAAAAGATAGAGAGCAGGACAAATGTACGCAGATCATTGAAAGAGGAGACTTGTTTTATGCAGATCTGTCTCCTGTAACTGGTTCAGAGCAGGGAGGCGTAAGGCCGGTAGTCGTAATACAAAATAATGTGGGAAATAAGTACAGCCCAACAGTAATTGTAACTGTAATGACCAGCAAAATGACAAAGGCTATGCTGCCCACCCATGTTTATCTGAAAGAAGAGACATCCGGGTTAAAGCAGGATTCTGTGGTGCTGACAGAGCAGATAAGAACCATTGACAAAAACAGGCTGAGGGAATACATAGGACATTTGGGGGAAATCCAGATGGAACATGTGGATAAGGCTTTAGCAATAAGCTTAGGATGTGTATTTCAGACTATGGCAGGAAGAAAATACCGCACAGCGTAA
- a CDS encoding LysR family transcriptional regulator, protein MQLQHLKYFLQIAETGSMNKAADQLFVSQPSLSKVISCMEAELNIKIFERNNRGVSLTEDGKKLYMYTKNILNQFDLISKISTEEIPSVISVSVYPNLLSTSLLSQYYSLYQGKNIIFTLRESRINQIAEDVSGLRSEIGVLHINNAQSKEVYRLLDYHNLEFHLVATDTWYAVVGPNNPLFHSSAVNMRQLLNYTVVRPPDDYFSALTTYLIIDGVSLSEFKRAVYLNNGAATINLMKETDIFAFSLWLSRPDYERHGLKVIPIENCDVSVEMGWIKRCKERLSSEAQTFVSLLQKYYGKEKI, encoded by the coding sequence ATGCAGCTTCAGCATTTAAAGTATTTTCTTCAGATAGCAGAAACAGGGAGTATGAATAAAGCGGCGGATCAGCTTTTTGTTTCTCAGCCAAGTCTAAGTAAAGTAATATCCTGTATGGAAGCTGAGCTGAATATAAAAATTTTTGAGAGAAATAACAGAGGTGTTTCTTTAACAGAGGACGGAAAAAAGTTATATATGTATACAAAGAATATCTTAAATCAGTTTGACTTGATTTCTAAGATTTCCACAGAGGAAATTCCCAGCGTAATATCTGTATCTGTATATCCAAATCTGCTTTCCACCAGCCTTCTCAGCCAATATTATAGCCTGTATCAAGGAAAAAATATTATTTTTACTTTGCGGGAATCCCGGATTAACCAGATTGCGGAAGATGTATCCGGCCTTCGCTCGGAGATTGGCGTGCTGCATATTAATAATGCCCAGAGTAAGGAGGTTTACCGTCTTCTGGATTATCATAACCTGGAGTTTCATCTAGTAGCCACAGACACCTGGTATGCAGTAGTGGGGCCTAATAATCCTCTGTTTCACAGCTCTGCTGTCAATATGCGCCAGCTGTTGAATTATACGGTAGTACGGCCGCCGGATGATTACTTTTCAGCCTTAACTACATATCTGATTATAGACGGGGTTAGTTTGTCAGAATTTAAAAGAGCAGTTTATTTAAACAATGGCGCCGCCACCATTAATCTGATGAAGGAAACAGACATTTTTGCTTTCAGCCTGTGGCTTAGCAGACCTGATTATGAACGGCACGGCTTAAAAGTAATTCCCATTGAAAACTGTGACGTCAGCGTAGAAATGGGCTGGATTAAACGGTGTAAGGAAAGATTATCTTCAGAAGCTCAGACTTTTGTCAGCCTGCTTCAGAAGTATTACGGAAAGGAGAAAATATAG
- a CDS encoding tryptophanase, translating into MANKYVPEPFRIKMVEPIKMLTRQEREEKIKEAHYNMFGLKGEDCYIDLLTDSGTNAMSSFQWAGVMQGDEAYAGASSYYRLRAAGQDIFGYQYIQPVHQGRAAEKVLFPVLLGPGKFAVSNMFFDTTRAHVELAGARAIDCVVEEAKNPAKRAPFKGNMDVKKLEELILEHGAENIGLVVMTITNNSAGGQPVSLENMRQVSQICKKYNIPLDIDAARFAENAYFVKRDEEECKNMSIKEIIRCMFSYGDMFTMSAKKDGIVNIGGLIGIKDEKSPLILKIKANCISYEGFYTYGGLAGRDMEALAIGLYEGINDDYLEYRIGQMEYLASRLDDAGIAYQSPVGGHGVFVDAAAMFPQIPYYEFPGQVLGVELYKEAGIRACDIGSYMLGNDPDTGKQLHADFEFTRLAIPRRVYTQAHLDIIADALIAIKERAGQINHGYRITWEPPILRHFQAHLEPVQQ; encoded by the coding sequence ATGGCAAACAAATATGTTCCGGAACCTTTCCGAATTAAAATGGTGGAGCCGATCAAGATGTTGACCAGACAGGAAAGAGAAGAGAAAATAAAGGAAGCCCATTATAATATGTTTGGCCTGAAGGGGGAGGATTGTTATATTGATTTGCTTACCGACTCAGGCACAAATGCAATGAGCTCCTTTCAGTGGGCCGGGGTTATGCAGGGGGATGAAGCATATGCCGGGGCTTCCAGTTACTATCGTTTAAGGGCAGCAGGCCAGGACATTTTTGGTTACCAATATATTCAGCCTGTCCATCAGGGGAGAGCTGCTGAAAAAGTACTGTTTCCGGTTCTTTTAGGCCCTGGAAAATTTGCTGTTTCTAATATGTTTTTTGACACTACAAGGGCTCATGTAGAGCTGGCCGGAGCCAGAGCAATTGACTGTGTAGTAGAAGAAGCCAAAAATCCGGCTAAAAGAGCTCCCTTTAAGGGCAACATGGATGTAAAGAAGCTGGAGGAACTAATTTTAGAGCATGGGGCTGAAAATATAGGTTTAGTAGTTATGACAATTACCAATAATTCAGCGGGAGGTCAGCCGGTTTCTCTGGAAAATATGCGGCAGGTTTCACAGATCTGCAAGAAATATAATATTCCTTTAGATATAGACGCCGCCCGTTTTGCGGAAAACGCCTACTTTGTAAAGCGGGATGAAGAGGAATGTAAAAACATGAGCATAAAGGAGATTATCCGCTGCATGTTCAGCTATGGAGATATGTTTACAATGTCTGCCAAAAAGGACGGAATTGTAAATATTGGCGGACTAATCGGAATCAAGGATGAAAAATCGCCGCTGATTTTAAAAATTAAGGCAAATTGTATTAGTTATGAGGGATTTTATACATATGGCGGACTGGCAGGACGAGATATGGAGGCTTTGGCTATTGGTCTTTATGAGGGGATAAACGACGATTATCTGGAGTACCGTATCGGTCAGATGGAGTATTTAGCATCCAGGCTGGATGATGCAGGCATTGCTTATCAGTCGCCGGTTGGAGGCCACGGCGTATTTGTAGACGCTGCCGCTATGTTCCCGCAGATTCCCTATTATGAATTCCCAGGTCAGGTGCTGGGCGTTGAGCTTTATAAAGAAGCGGGAATCAGGGCCTGCGACATTGGCTCCTATATGCTGGGCAACGACCCGGATACAGGAAAACAGCTTCATGCTGATTTTGAATTTACCAGGCTGGCAATTCCCAGAAGAGTATACACTCAGGCTCATTTAGACATTATAGCGGACGCCTTAATTGCCATTAAAGAGCGGGCCGGCCAGATTAACCATGGCTACCGTATTACATGGGAGCCTCCGATTTTAAGACATTTTCAGGCACATCTGGAGCCTGTGCAGCAGTAA
- a CDS encoding Na+/H+ antiporter NhaC family protein, giving the protein MNTFLSVIPPVVVIVLALCSKNVLASLFVGIVIGSVILNGAGFIPPIVDEYFIRGIGSNGSILMCMMLLGIMLNFIKQGGGFKAFAEWSEKRIKSSRQTAISIFFISLLLGVAGSLGQISISRFMRPAIYKTKLPKEKSALIVASVCSNTGTLLPFGLMLIFVSGLISALDMDGFTIYLSSWPYFFFAFISIIMAGLIAFGIFPDLGRMKKIEYAMKTSATDEVFTDDEEMRDVLGGPEVKADIWAFILPITLLLIGLASVSMLIGKPTITAGILIGTVTAAVYDLVKGSVSFNKLTGCIVRGFQDMAGIYLILVFAFAFGIVVTDLGFAGYMVNMVSGFLSIHLVPLITFLLCCIISYATGSLSASAVIVVPLSLPLAVTTGASLPLTTAAMLSGSLFGDQSSPISDNVILPATSAGVDPVDLSKILAPYRLITLVICTALYGILGFIL; this is encoded by the coding sequence ATGAACACATTTTTATCAGTAATTCCACCAGTTGTGGTAATTGTACTTGCCCTTTGCAGCAAAAACGTTTTGGCATCCCTGTTTGTAGGAATCGTAATTGGCTCTGTAATTCTCAACGGAGCAGGGTTTATCCCGCCTATTGTAGATGAATACTTTATCAGGGGAATCGGCAGCAACGGCAGTATTTTAATGTGTATGATGCTGTTAGGCATTATGCTGAACTTTATTAAGCAGGGAGGCGGCTTTAAGGCCTTTGCAGAGTGGTCGGAGAAAAGGATCAAAAGCTCCAGACAGACGGCAATCTCCATCTTCTTCATCAGCCTTCTTCTGGGAGTAGCAGGTTCTCTGGGACAAATCAGCATCAGCCGTTTTATGAGACCAGCTATTTATAAAACAAAGCTGCCTAAAGAAAAGTCGGCTTTGATTGTGGCCTCTGTGTGCTCTAACACAGGTACGCTGCTTCCCTTTGGCTTAATGTTAATCTTTGTCAGCGGCCTGATTTCAGCCCTGGACATGGACGGATTCACTATATATTTATCCAGCTGGCCCTACTTTTTCTTTGCATTTATTTCTATTATTATGGCCGGGCTGATTGCCTTTGGGATTTTTCCGGATTTAGGGCGTATGAAAAAGATTGAATATGCAATGAAAACCAGCGCCACAGATGAGGTTTTTACAGATGATGAGGAAATGAGAGACGTTTTAGGCGGACCGGAGGTAAAGGCAGACATTTGGGCGTTTATTCTTCCTATTACGCTTTTGTTAATTGGTCTGGCCTCTGTCTCCATGCTTATTGGAAAGCCAACAATTACTGCCGGTATTTTAATCGGAACAGTAACAGCGGCTGTATATGACCTTGTGAAAGGCAGCGTTTCTTTTAACAAGCTGACTGGCTGTATAGTCAGAGGCTTTCAGGACATGGCGGGGATTTACCTGATTTTGGTGTTTGCCTTTGCATTTGGAATTGTAGTAACAGATTTAGGATTTGCAGGCTATATGGTAAATATGGTAAGCGGATTTTTAAGTATTCATCTGGTTCCTTTAATTACATTCCTTTTGTGCTGTATTATTTCCTATGCCACAGGAAGTTTAAGCGCGTCAGCTGTTATTGTAGTGCCGTTAAGCCTGCCATTGGCTGTTACTACAGGAGCCAGTCTGCCTTTAACTACAGCGGCTATGCTTAGCGGATCATTATTTGGGGATCAGTCTTCCCCTATTTCAGACAATGTAATTCTTCCGGCTACCTCAGCGGGAGTAGATCCAGTAGATTTATCAAAAATATTGGCCCCATACCGTCTCATTACCCTTGTGATTTGTACTGCTCTGTACGGGATTTTAGGCTTTATTTTATAA
- a CDS encoding M24 family metallopeptidase — protein MRRFSMEGDNPDRFRFRTDEKEMERRWKVTREAMKKNEIDCLVLWGDNQIFGGVQKYLTDLQVPVYPHGFLFSQEGISIVGHGDWGGKACGDYQCCRQTLDNISVPFLPSICFTDTYPAEEFCKIIRRHKWKKVGFVAMNILPAGVYKYMTESLKDVTFTDATNMMDEIKAVKSPYELEQCARAVALHEDVLAAVPSILRVGRTEREVSLALRHLADDMYCSDFLVLTGAHPYTPGGNLYLYQNNRIQKGDYVYILVELAGPGGIWAELGRTYCMGEPSPAMEQAWRDAVRLENDLAAMCVPGANPGDIFLEGNRRLAAAGYVEEGHFYAHGQGYDIVDRPIFCPEETMVLKENMYFSMHPRCKNKDAAAICIDNFTVTKQGGKRISQIPQNLISIDY, from the coding sequence GTGAGAAGATTTTCTATGGAAGGGGACAATCCTGACAGATTTAGATTCCGCACAGATGAAAAGGAAATGGAGCGGCGCTGGAAAGTAACCAGAGAGGCTATGAAGAAAAATGAAATAGACTGTCTGGTGCTGTGGGGAGATAATCAGATTTTTGGCGGTGTTCAGAAGTATTTAACTGATCTTCAGGTGCCTGTTTACCCTCACGGATTTTTATTTTCCCAGGAGGGGATCAGCATAGTGGGCCATGGAGATTGGGGCGGAAAGGCCTGTGGAGATTACCAGTGCTGCAGGCAGACATTAGACAATATTTCTGTACCGTTTCTGCCGTCCATTTGCTTTACAGATACTTATCCTGCAGAAGAATTCTGCAAAATTATCCGCCGCCACAAGTGGAAAAAAGTAGGCTTTGTAGCCATGAATATACTGCCTGCAGGCGTTTATAAATATATGACAGAGTCTTTAAAGGACGTGACCTTTACAGACGCTACGAATATGATGGATGAAATTAAGGCTGTAAAATCACCTTATGAGCTGGAGCAATGCGCCAGGGCAGTAGCTCTCCATGAGGATGTGCTGGCGGCAGTTCCGTCTATTCTCCGGGTGGGCAGAACGGAAAGAGAGGTGTCTTTGGCTCTCCGCCATTTGGCAGACGACATGTATTGCTCTGACTTTTTAGTGCTGACAGGGGCTCATCCTTACACGCCGGGAGGCAATCTGTATTTATATCAGAATAATAGAATTCAAAAGGGGGATTATGTGTATATTCTGGTAGAACTGGCCGGGCCGGGAGGAATCTGGGCCGAGCTGGGAAGAACCTATTGTATGGGAGAGCCTTCGCCGGCTATGGAGCAGGCATGGAGGGATGCAGTGCGCCTGGAAAATGATCTGGCTGCCATGTGCGTTCCCGGGGCGAATCCGGGAGATATTTTCCTGGAGGGAAACAGAAGACTGGCAGCAGCCGGATATGTGGAAGAAGGCCACTTTTATGCACATGGCCAGGGCTATGATATTGTAGACCGCCCTATATTCTGTCCGGAGGAGACAATGGTTCTGAAGGAAAATATGTATTTTTCCATGCATCCCAGATGTAAAAATAAGGATGCAGCAGCCATATGTATCGACAACTTCACAGTGACAAAACAAGGCGGAAAAAGAATCAGTCAGATTCCACAGAATTTGATTTCCATCGATTATTAA
- a CDS encoding cupin domain-containing protein: MVRTAKEMGVNHYENMRGGKLAVDAAKFLEAEESYGAGSFFGRAVIPPGGSIGYHQHTGEYEIYYILEGTAKVVDDGEERILCPGDMMQCRDGSSHSIENVGDKELVFLAMVLYNHNQQ; this comes from the coding sequence ATGGTCAGAACGGCAAAGGAAATGGGTGTAAATCACTATGAAAATATGAGGGGAGGAAAGCTGGCCGTAGACGCGGCTAAGTTTTTGGAAGCAGAGGAGTCTTACGGGGCAGGTTCCTTTTTTGGAAGGGCAGTGATTCCGCCTGGAGGTTCCATCGGATACCACCAGCATACAGGAGAATATGAAATCTACTATATATTAGAGGGAACTGCAAAGGTAGTGGACGATGGGGAAGAGAGAATTCTGTGTCCAGGAGATATGATGCAGTGCCGGGATGGCAGCAGTCACAGTATAGAAAATGTAGGTGATAAAGAACTGGTATTTTTAGCCATGGTGCTTTATAATCATAATCAACAGTGA
- a CDS encoding Na+/H+ antiporter NhaC family protein has translation MFRKWRKMDLLIAFIIFLAGVLACLTLKAPLLYALLLGLLCFISVGMKRGFAFASLGKMAWDGVKTSYTVLRVLVLIGCLTALWRASGTIAFFVYYGIKMITPNLFILMAFLLTAVLSFGIGTSFGVTGTAGVVLMILARSGGVNEIITAGAIMSGAYFGERCSPASSSALLAVTLSKADSRENLKIMLKTSIIPTIFTILIYLFLSLRNPISSIDSGILNEMKTEFFLTWPVLIPAAALLCLALGGMKVFYAVGISGLLALVISVYVQGKSIKSALMWAFFGYSPDSEMLKAVFLGGGIISMKNVLAIVIISSAYSGIFKGTGMLEKIQKQAGVLGEKIGRFPAQLIVSFCSGGLFCNQTIGIIMAEQMLGGVYTDPQEKAADVCNSIILTAGLIPWSVAATAPLAMLGVGTAAIFYSVFLYLVPIVYLFTKKEGKQQ, from the coding sequence ATGTTTAGAAAGTGGAGAAAAATGGACTTACTAATTGCTTTTATAATATTTCTGGCCGGAGTACTGGCTTGTTTAACCTTAAAAGCCCCCTTACTTTATGCCCTTTTGCTGGGGCTTTTATGCTTTATTTCTGTAGGAATGAAAAGGGGATTTGCCTTTGCATCTCTTGGGAAAATGGCGTGGGATGGAGTAAAAACTTCATATACAGTGCTGCGGGTGCTGGTTTTAATCGGCTGTCTTACTGCTTTGTGGAGAGCCAGCGGAACCATTGCCTTTTTTGTTTATTACGGCATTAAAATGATTACCCCCAACTTATTTATTCTTATGGCATTTTTGCTGACTGCAGTGTTATCTTTTGGAATTGGCACTAGCTTTGGAGTCACAGGCACAGCAGGGGTTGTGCTGATGATTTTGGCAAGAAGCGGAGGAGTAAATGAAATAATAACTGCAGGGGCGATTATGAGCGGGGCGTATTTTGGGGAAAGATGTTCGCCGGCCTCCAGCTCTGCCCTGCTGGCAGTTACATTATCGAAAGCAGACAGCAGAGAAAACTTAAAAATAATGCTGAAGACAAGCATAATTCCCACTATTTTTACAATACTTATATATCTGTTCTTGTCATTGAGAAACCCTATTTCTTCGATTGACAGCGGAATTTTAAATGAAATGAAAACAGAGTTTTTCTTAACCTGGCCTGTACTGATTCCGGCAGCGGCGCTGCTGTGTCTGGCATTAGGAGGCATGAAAGTATTTTATGCTGTGGGAATCAGCGGACTTTTAGCTTTAGTTATATCAGTGTATGTTCAGGGAAAAAGCATAAAATCTGCACTTATGTGGGCGTTTTTCGGCTATTCTCCAGATTCAGAAATGTTAAAAGCCGTTTTTTTGGGAGGAGGCATTATATCTATGAAAAATGTTCTGGCCATTGTTATTATATCCAGCGCATATTCAGGGATTTTTAAAGGGACGGGGATGTTGGAGAAAATACAGAAACAGGCGGGAGTTCTTGGGGAGAAAATAGGCCGTTTTCCCGCTCAGCTTATAGTCAGCTTTTGCTCCGGCGGACTTTTTTGCAACCAGACAATAGGAATTATTATGGCAGAGCAAATGTTAGGCGGCGTTTACACAGATCCACAGGAGAAAGCGGCAGATGTGTGCAATTCTATTATTTTAACAGCTGGATTAATCCCCTGGTCTGTGGCGGCCACAGCTCCGTTAGCTATGCTGGGAGTAGGCACAGCGGCGATTTTTTACAGCGTTTTTCTGTATTTAGTGCCGATTGTATATTTATTTACGAAAAAAGAAGGAAAACAGCAGTAA
- a CDS encoding GNAT family N-acetyltransferase, translating to MKLEVRELRKKDYKKAIQSAIIGMHFNWYTDSKLAVNLYGKYFWYLEMTRATQVIALYADDKFAGVLLAEMKGEHKKFRSFWGSFYVKAFNMLHNLFTKGGVSVYEEANEEMFAQYTKTNTPDGEIIFLAANPEIKMKGIGSALLREFASRNKGKEIYLYTDNACTYEFYEHRGFHRVGEKDIVLQLGKKQVDLQCLLYSKVLL from the coding sequence ATGAAATTAGAAGTCAGAGAATTAAGGAAAAAGGATTATAAAAAAGCTATACAGTCAGCCATTATAGGTATGCATTTTAACTGGTATACAGATAGCAAGTTAGCCGTAAATTTATACGGCAAATACTTTTGGTATTTGGAAATGACCCGTGCTACCCAGGTGATCGCCCTATATGCAGATGATAAATTTGCAGGCGTGCTGCTGGCTGAGATGAAGGGGGAGCATAAAAAGTTCCGCTCATTTTGGGGTTCTTTTTATGTAAAAGCATTTAATATGCTCCACAACTTGTTTACAAAGGGAGGGGTAAGCGTATATGAGGAAGCAAATGAAGAAATGTTTGCGCAATATACAAAAACCAACACTCCTGACGGGGAAATTATTTTTCTGGCCGCAAACCCTGAGATAAAGATGAAGGGAATAGGAAGCGCTTTACTCAGGGAATTTGCGAGCAGAAACAAGGGAAAAGAAATATATTTATATACAGATAATGCCTGCACCTATGAATTTTATGAGCATAGAGGCTTTCACCGCGTGGGGGAAAAGGATATTGTTTTACAGCTGGGAAAGAAGCAGGTGGATCTGCAGTGTCTTTTATACAGTAAGGTGCTGCTCTAA
- a CDS encoding C69 family dipeptidase: MNLLLSCDTMVALKNSTKSGNVIFAKNSDRPLGEAQPLRSYEAQNYPPNTTLECTYISIPQVSHTYKVMGSQPFWMWGFEHGINEYGVVIGNEAVWSKEKEEHENGLLGMDLLRLGLERGKTAYEALHIITDLLQTYGQGGNAALHMEHRYHNAFLIADSKEAWILDTVNRRWAARKVTDIAGISNCYSTEEHWDEESGDIKEYAFSMGYADRDQPFSFAKAYGLVDIKTRSSYPRYKRLNQLLKARQGSITSNYMQQILKDHYEGELIEPRWSPADGIMASICMHNLDEISSKTAASMVIEIDHKLSPVWWGSMSSPCISVFLPYTMEHAIPKIAAYAGEVYEDQSLWLEMERLSYEIEIDYPRNIRLWNSIKNEFQEYVNKTAESGLNNAIIENLSKELKDKARNMYYELLRVNVSSSQPQRTKIAAASKIRANIKKPLN; encoded by the coding sequence ATGAATTTGTTATTATCATGTGATACTATGGTAGCTTTAAAAAATAGTACTAAGTCCGGCAATGTGATTTTTGCTAAAAACAGCGATAGGCCATTAGGAGAGGCCCAGCCGCTTAGAAGCTATGAAGCCCAAAATTATCCTCCAAATACTACCTTGGAATGCACATATATTTCTATTCCTCAGGTAAGCCATACATATAAAGTAATGGGTTCTCAGCCATTTTGGATGTGGGGATTTGAGCATGGCATAAATGAATATGGGGTAGTTATTGGCAATGAGGCCGTATGGTCAAAAGAAAAAGAAGAACATGAAAATGGTTTGCTGGGCATGGATTTGCTGCGTCTGGGACTAGAACGGGGAAAAACAGCTTATGAAGCCTTACACATCATTACTGATCTGCTGCAAACATACGGGCAGGGCGGAAACGCGGCTCTTCACATGGAACACCGCTATCATAATGCCTTTTTGATTGCAGATTCTAAGGAGGCCTGGATATTAGATACTGTAAACCGCAGATGGGCGGCCAGAAAAGTTACAGATATTGCCGGCATATCCAACTGCTACAGTACCGAAGAGCATTGGGATGAAGAATCCGGGGATATAAAAGAATACGCTTTTTCTATGGGATATGCAGATCGGGACCAGCCCTTTAGCTTTGCTAAAGCCTATGGCTTAGTAGATATTAAAACCAGGTCCTCATATCCAAGATACAAAAGATTAAATCAGCTTTTAAAAGCAAGGCAGGGCAGCATTACGTCAAATTACATGCAGCAAATTTTAAAAGATCACTATGAAGGAGAATTAATTGAGCCCCGCTGGAGCCCGGCAGACGGAATTATGGCCTCTATCTGTATGCACAACCTGGATGAAATCTCCAGCAAAACGGCTGCCAGCATGGTTATAGAAATAGATCATAAGTTGTCTCCGGTGTGGTGGGGTTCCATGTCCAGCCCATGTATATCTGTATTTCTGCCATATACGATGGAACATGCGATTCCCAAAATAGCAGCGTACGCAGGGGAAGTTTATGAAGATCAATCATTATGGTTGGAGATGGAACGCTTGTCCTATGAAATAGAAATAGACTACCCCAGAAATATAAGGCTCTGGAATTCTATAAAAAACGAATTTCAGGAATATGTAAATAAAACAGCTGAATCAGGACTTAATAATGCCATTATTGAAAATCTTTCTAAAGAGCTGAAGGATAAAGCCAGAAACATGTATTATGAGCTTCTGAGGGTTAACGTTTCAAGCAGTCAGCCTCAAAGAACAAAAATAGCGGCAGCCTCAAAAATCAGAGCAAACATAAAAAAGCCTTTAAATTAG
- a CDS encoding DMT family transporter encodes MLKGYISVIAASFAYGIMPIISKLLLNMGMNAETVVFYRFLLTSIFTGLFLTLTKNWQTVTLPQIVQLIIFGIFGFGITAQLLTLSYVYIPVGMATVLHFAYPLIVVIIMIIIFKEKPTFLKIAACILAFTGIGFMVDFKGQISMTGILYALLSAVTYSMFVVSNKKAAFCTLNPMNNIFYLSCFAAMYMGAANIPAGFISFPSDLLMWGNLIIISLLCTFFAFYTLMLGIRILGAVKASVINMLEPATGVFLGIVIFSETLSFKIIIGAFLIFTATLLTVLDKPKEGD; translated from the coding sequence ATGCTTAAAGGATATATTTCAGTAATAGCGGCCTCTTTTGCATATGGGATCATGCCGATTATTTCCAAGCTGCTGCTGAATATGGGAATGAATGCTGAGACAGTAGTATTTTATCGCTTTTTACTTACCAGTATATTTACAGGTTTGTTTTTAACGCTCACTAAAAACTGGCAGACTGTAACACTTCCCCAGATAGTTCAATTGATTATTTTTGGCATTTTCGGTTTTGGTATAACAGCCCAGCTTTTGACTTTATCTTATGTATATATTCCAGTTGGAATGGCCACTGTATTGCATTTTGCTTATCCCCTGATTGTTGTGATTATTATGATAATTATTTTTAAGGAGAAACCTACTTTTTTAAAAATTGCAGCATGTATTCTTGCATTTACAGGAATTGGATTTATGGTGGATTTTAAAGGCCAAATCTCTATGACAGGTATTTTATATGCCCTCCTGTCGGCTGTTACATACTCAATGTTTGTTGTATCCAATAAAAAAGCTGCTTTCTGTACATTAAATCCTATGAATAATATTTTTTATCTCAGCTGCTTTGCAGCGATGTATATGGGAGCGGCAAATATACCTGCAGGTTTTATAAGCTTTCCCTCCGATTTGCTTATGTGGGGCAATCTGATTATTATCAGCTTACTATGTACTTTTTTTGCTTTTTATACTTTAATGCTGGGCATCAGAATTCTGGGAGCTGTAAAAGCATCAGTAATTAATATGCTGGAACCTGCAACAGGGGTATTTCTGGGAATTGTTATTTTTTCAGAAACCCTTTCCTTTAAAATTATTATAGGAGCTTTCCTGATTTTTACAGCAACTTTACTTACTGTTTTAGATAAACCAAAAGAAGGAGATTAA
- a CDS encoding MFS transporter, with protein sequence MPLNTVVVAATCWAGMFVMSATLAIFFTMVADTTDYGMWLTGKNVRAVNYGFYTFCQKMGMAFSGTIVGLLLDMAGYIPNQEQSTAALSGILNIYCLIPAGIYLLMAALMIFWKLDEERMHQIVAELNSRQSKQINA encoded by the coding sequence ATGCCGTTAAATACAGTAGTAGTGGCTGCTACATGCTGGGCAGGTATGTTTGTAATGAGCGCTACTTTAGCGATTTTCTTTACTATGGTAGCAGATACCACTGATTATGGTATGTGGCTGACAGGAAAAAATGTAAGAGCCGTTAATTATGGCTTCTATACCTTCTGTCAGAAAATGGGCATGGCGTTTTCCGGAACAATTGTAGGCCTGCTTCTTGATATGGCAGGTTACATTCCAAATCAAGAGCAGTCCACAGCAGCTTTAAGCGGTATCTTAAACATTTATTGTCTGATCCCGGCAGGTATTTATCTGTTAATGGCCGCATTAATGATCTTCTGGAAATTAGACGAAGAGAGAATGCACCAGATTGTCGCTGAATTAAACAGCAGGCAATCAAAGCAAATCAATGCTTAA